The following coding sequences are from one Motacilla alba alba isolate MOTALB_02 chromosome 4, Motacilla_alba_V1.0_pri, whole genome shotgun sequence window:
- the LOC119700133 gene encoding estradiol 17-beta-dehydrogenase 11-like, whose translation MNLFLELLLFLATLLYSYLEAFVKLFVPVRRKSLSGELVLITGAGHGVGRATALEFAKRQSRLVLWDINKHGVEETAAECQKLGATVQTFVVDCSKREEIYSAADKVKKDIGDVTILVTNAGVITAADFLSTQDHQIERMFEVNILGHMWTTRAFLPVMMNNNYGHIVTVASAAGHFVIPFMVAYCSSKFAAVGFHKALTEELSALGKDGIKTTCLCPVFINTGFVKNPSTRLGKILEVEEVVQALMEGIVTNQKMVFVPSNQSIALLLERVFPERALNLLKKMCEVKFDAVIGQRSTQ comes from the exons ATGAATCTGTTTCTGGAGCTTCTTCTGTTCCTGGCCACGCTTCTCTACTCCTACCTGGAGGCTTTTGTGAAGCTGTTCGTGCCTGTGAGGAGAAAGTCGCTCAGCGGGGAGCTAGTGCTCATCACGGGTGCTGGCCATGGCGTCGGGAGAGCGACCGCCTTGGAGTTCGCCAAGCGCCAGAGCAGGCTGGTTCTGTGGGACATCAATAAG CACGGCGTTGAGGAGACGGCAGCAGAATGCCAGAAGCTAGGTGCCACTGTTCAAACCTTCGTGGTGGACTGCAGCAAACGGGAGGAGATCTACAGCGCTGCAGACAAG GTGAAGAAGGATATTGGGGATGTGACTATCCTGGTGACCAATGCTGGTGTGATTACAGCTGCCGACTTTCTCTCGACTCAGGACCACCAGATAGAAAGGATGTTTGAAGTCAACATTCTGGGTCACATGTGG ACCACGAGAGCTTTCCTGCCAGTCATGATGAACAACAACTATGGGCACATTGTCACGGTGGCTTCAGCAGCAGGTCATTTTGTGATTCCTTTCATGGTGGCATATTG ctcaagCAAGTTTGCTGCAGTTGGATTTCATAAAGCTCTGACAGAGGAGCTGTCTGCCCTTGGAAAGGATGGAATAAAAACAACATGCCTTTGTCCAGTTTTTATAAACACTGGATTTGTCAAAAACCCCAGTACAAG GCTTGGAAAGATTTTGGAGGTTGAAGAAGTTGTACAGGCTTTGATGGAAGGAATAGTGACCAACCAGAAAATGGTTTTTGTTCCATCAAATCAGAGCATCGCTTTACTGCTTGAAAG GGTGTTTCCAGAACGTGCCCTGAACCTTCTGAAGAAGATGTGTGAGGTCAAGTTTGATGCAGTCATTGGGCAGAGAAGTACCCAGTGA